CAGACCCGCACGACCAGCGTGTCCCCCCACCGGTCGCCGAGCCGCTGGTTGTCGCGCGAGTCGGCGATGAACACGACGCCCGCGAGGATCAGGAGGACCGAGCCACCGCCGAGGATCTTGGTAACGTTTCGCACCACGGCGGCGAGCGTACTGATGTCGTCTCCGTTCGTATCGACGACCCTGATACCGGCGACCCACTTTCCCGGCGTCCGACTCCAGACGGCCTCCGAGACGACGTACCATCCCGG
This genomic stretch from Halorubrum hochsteinianum harbors:
- a CDS encoding RDD family protein translates to MSTPYARSQMASVASRGGAWLVDIVASLAVAAVVSAAVSAVSGTLADLAVLLIIPGWYVVSEAVWSRTPGKWVAGIRVVDTNGDDISTLAAVVRNVTKILGGGSVLLILAGVVFIADSRDNQRLGDRWGDTLVVRV